AAGGTTTCCGGCCTTGGGATATGGCCGCCGTAGACGACCTGCCGCAGCACCTCGTAACTCAGGCCAAGACCCGGACGATCGGCGTGGAACTTCCTGAGAGAGGGATACCCCAAGGTTTTCATGCGTTTCTTCAGCAGAGTCGAGAGGATGGTCCCGGTTTGGGAATCGATGGCCGCCGTCCTCCCTTTCTTGCGATTTCCCTTATGTCCTGTTTCGACAAGATTCATTGTATGACAACAAGGGAAGTTGGAAAAGAAAAAAGGGAAGTTGTCGGGCGACAACTTCCCTTGCAATTCCCGGTGCGGTTCAATGCACCGTTACAGCGACTCCGCCAGCAGTTCCGCGATGTCCTTCGCCTGCACCGAATCGTCGAGATTGTTGTACTTGATCGCGTCGTCGAACATGATGAGGCAGTAGGGGCACGCCGAAGCGACGGCGTTCGCGCCCGTGGCCATCGCCTGCCCGAACCGAAGGTGGTTGATCCGCTTTCCCGGGGACTCCATCCACATCCCCCCGCCGCCGGCGCCGCAGCAGAACCCTTCCTCTCGATTCTTCTCCATCTCGTTGATCACGATGCCGGGGATGGCGGCAAGGGTCTCCCGGGGGGCGTCGTAGATGTCGTTGTGCCGGCCGAGATAGCACGAGTCGTGGAAGGCGAGCGCCACGTTGTTCGCCTTCCGGGGGGAGAGCTTCCCCTGCGCGATCAGGTCGCGGAGCAGGACGGAGTGGTGGACGACCTCGACGTTCACGCCGAACTGGGGATACTCGTTCCGGAAGGTGTTGAAGCAGTGGGGGCACTGCGTGATGACCTTCTTCACCTTGTGGTTGGCGAACACCTCCTTCACCATCTCCACCATCCCCAACTGGAAGAGCCCCTCCTCGCCCATCCGGCGGGCGGACTCCCCGCAGCACATCTCCTCGAGCCCGAGAGTGGCGTAGCTCACACCGGCCCGGTTGAGGAGGGAGACGATGGCGCGGGTGACCTTCTGGTTGCGAGGGTCGTACGCCCCCGCGCAGCCGACCCAGTACAGATACTCGAACTCCTTCTTCTCCGCGGCGAAGGGGACGTCCAGCCCCTCCGCCCACGCGATCCGGTCGTCCTGGGGCAGGCCCCACGGGTTCCCGGTGTCGCCCATCTTCCGCAGCGCCGTCTTCACGGTGTCGGGGACCTTCGACGCGGCCACGTACCCCCGTCGGACGTCGACGATCATGTCGATGTGCTCGATCATCACGGGGCACGCCTGCATGCAGGCGCGGCAGGTGGTGCACGCCCAGATCTCTCCGGGGGTGAGGACCTCGCGGACGAAATCGGGGACGACCCGCTTCCCGGTGGCCTTGTCCACGTTCGTCGTCGACGGAACGAGGCTCCCGTAAAGATCCAGTCCCATCTGGTCCTTCGTCTTCAGGACCACGTCCCGGGGGGACAGGGGCATCTCCGCCGCGAACGCCGGGCATTCGTCCTGGCACCGGCCGCACTTGGTGCACCCGTCCGCGGAGAGGAGCTGCTTCCAGGAGAAATCGGTGACCGCGGCGACGCCGGGATTCTCTTCCTCCTCAATGTTCGGGATCGGCTGAAGCGCCCCCTTCGGGCGGGAGGTCCGCAGGAAGATGCTCGCCGTTCCCGTCCCCATGTGGATCATCTTCGTGAAGGGGAGGGAGGCGAGGAACCCGAAGGCGATCAGCAGGTGGGTCCACCAGAGCGCCTTGTGCGCGGACAGGATCTCCGAAACCGGCATTCCCCCGAAGAGGGCCGGCGCGAGGGAGTTGCTGATAAAGGAGATCGGGGCGATCGCCGGATGGGTCGCCGCGATGCGGGCCGTCTCGATCAGGAACCCCGTGACGCCGATGGCGCCGATGAGCAGAAGCTGCAGCGTGTCGTCGTTCTCTTTCGTGAGCCCCGGCGGCCGAAAGACGATCCGGCGGACAAGGGCCCCCGCGATGCCAATGAGCAGCACCGCGCCGAACGTCTCCGCGAAGAGCTTGAAGACGATGTAGAAGTTCCCGTCGAGGATCCGGAGCCCGAGGTCGTACTCCACGGCCACCAGGCAGGTGACGATGAAGAGGACGATGAAGGCGGAGAAGACGCACAGGTGGACGAGCCCGCCGAACTTCCGGTCCAGCACCCGCTGTTGCCCGAGGGCGAGGCGCACGGTATCCCTCAGGCGGCCCCGGAGATCGTCGAACCGGTTCTCCCGCTCCGTCCGCCCGAGGCGGTACGCTTCCACCCGCCGGTACACCCCCCAGGCGATCACGAGCATGACCACGCCGAACAGGGCGTACATGATGATGGCCGCCGTGTGCGGCAGGTTCCAAAGGATCTCGCGTCCGATCGTCTTCATCTGGTGTCTTCAATCTTAGCGCAAACCCCTCCGGGGAATTCGATATACTTGGGGCACCAACATGCATGGGGGGGAGATGCCGGAAATCAGCGTCCAGGGCCAGGTCGTCCAGTTCCAGGATAGCGTGAAGGCGAGCAAGCGGGCGATCATCTTCCTGCACGGGGCCGGCGGCTCCCACCACACGTTCCGGGACCAGTGGGCGGGGCTGAGAGGCGCGGTGCGGATGGTGATCCCCGATCTTCCCGGACACGGCCGCAGCGGAGGGCCCCCCCTTGAGAGCGTGGACGCCTGCGCCGCGTGGGTCGTCGACTTCGTGAAGGAGATCGGCCTCGTCCGGTTCATCCTCGCCGGGCACTCGATGGGCGGGGCGATCGCCCTCCAGGCCGCCCTGGGGGGCCTCAAGGGGTTGGAGGCCCTCGTCCTCCTCGGCACCGGCGCGCGGCTTCGGATCAGCCCTGTGATCTTCGATGGGATCGGGGAGCGGTTCCGGGAGTTCGCCCCCGAGCTGGTCGGCTGGATGACGTCGGCCGCCTCGTCCGACCTGCTGCGCGAAGACATCACCAACGATGTTCTCTCGACGCGGCCCGCCACCTTCCTGGCCGATTTCCACGCCTGCAACGGGTTCGACGTGATGAATC
This genomic stretch from Deltaproteobacteria bacterium harbors:
- a CDS encoding heterodisulfide reductase-related iron-sulfur binding cluster, whose translation is MKTIGREILWNLPHTAAIIMYALFGVVMLVIAWGVYRRVEAYRLGRTERENRFDDLRGRLRDTVRLALGQQRVLDRKFGGLVHLCVFSAFIVLFIVTCLVAVEYDLGLRILDGNFYIVFKLFAETFGAVLLIGIAGALVRRIVFRPPGLTKENDDTLQLLLIGAIGVTGFLIETARIAATHPAIAPISFISNSLAPALFGGMPVSEILSAHKALWWTHLLIAFGFLASLPFTKMIHMGTGTASIFLRTSRPKGALQPIPNIEEEENPGVAAVTDFSWKQLLSADGCTKCGRCQDECPAFAAEMPLSPRDVVLKTKDQMGLDLYGSLVPSTTNVDKATGKRVVPDFVREVLTPGEIWACTTCRACMQACPVMIEHIDMIVDVRRGYVAASKVPDTVKTALRKMGDTGNPWGLPQDDRIAWAEGLDVPFAAEKKEFEYLYWVGCAGAYDPRNQKVTRAIVSLLNRAGVSYATLGLEEMCCGESARRMGEEGLFQLGMVEMVKEVFANHKVKKVITQCPHCFNTFRNEYPQFGVNVEVVHHSVLLRDLIAQGKLSPRKANNVALAFHDSCYLGRHNDIYDAPRETLAAIPGIVINEMEKNREEGFCCGAGGGGMWMESPGKRINHLRFGQAMATGANAVASACPYCLIMFDDAIKYNNLDDSVQAKDIAELLAESL
- a CDS encoding alpha/beta hydrolase encodes the protein MPEISVQGQVVQFQDSVKASKRAIIFLHGAGGSHHTFRDQWAGLRGAVRMVIPDLPGHGRSGGPPLESVDACAAWVVDFVKEIGLVRFILAGHSMGGAIALQAALGGLKGLEALVLLGTGARLRISPVIFDGIGERFREFAPELVGWMTSAASSDLLREDITNDVLSTRPATFLADFHACNGFDVMNRLDAIRVPTLVVNGDDDRLTPLKYGEYLATNIPGAVLKIIHGAGHLAMLEKPTEVNAVITSFVHSLEG